In Macaca fascicularis isolate 582-1 chromosome 15, T2T-MFA8v1.1, one genomic interval encodes:
- the KIAA1958 gene encoding uncharacterized protein KIAA1958 homolog isoform X3, protein MEDCLHTSSENLSKLVSWAHSHGTICSLIPNLKHLLSEGSHGNLTAMWGCSAGHAYHWPLTATCRAGSQERVCFQDNRSFNSDSPSIIGVPSETQTSPVERYPGRPVKAKLDCNRTRDSCDFSYCSEPSELDETVEEYEDENTLFDMVCESSVTDEDSDFEPQTQRPQSVARKRPGVVPSSLHSSSQAQMVDECSNDVIIKKIKQEIPEDYYIVANAELTGGVDGPALSLTQMAKPKPQTHAGPSCVGSAKLIPHVTSAISTELDPHGMSASPSVISRPVVQKTARVSLASPNRGPPGTHGTNQQVAMQMPVSTSHPNKQISIPLSALQLPGQDEQVASEEFLSHLPSQVSSCEVALSPSVNTEPEVSSSQQQPPVAPAITTEATAQCIPDPCSEVERAA, encoded by the coding sequence ATGGAGGATTGTCTTCATACCTCATCTGAGAATCTGTCCAAATTGGTCAGCTGGGCCCACAGCCATGGGACTATTTGCAGCCTCATTCCAAACCTGAAACACTTGCTTTCTGAAGGTTCCCATGGGAACCTGACAGCAATGTGGGGCTGTAGTGCTGGCCATGCTTATCACTGGCCGCTAACAGCTACTTGCAGAGCTGGGTCCCAAGAGAGGGTCTGTTTCCAGGATAACAGAAGTTTTAACTCTGATAGTCCCAGTATAATCGGGGTGCCCTCTGAGACACAGACTAGCCCTGTTGAAAGGTACCCTGGGAGACCAGTGAAAGCAAAGCTAGACTGTAACCGGACCAGAGACTCTTGTGACTTCTCCTATTGTAGTGAGCCCTCTGAACTGGATGAAACTGTTGAAGAATATGAAGATGAGAACACCCTGTTTGACATGGTTTGTGAGTCTTCTGTTACAGATGAGGATAGTGACTTTGAACCCCAAACCCAAAGGCCTCAAAGCGTTGCTCGCAAAAGACCTGGGGTAGTCCCATCTTCCCTCCATTCAAGCTCCCAGGCGCAGATGGTTGACGAATGCAGCAATGATGTCATCATCAAGAAAATCAAACAAGAAATCCCTGAAGATTATTACATTGTGGCAAATGCAGAACTGACAGGAGGAGTGGATGGACCAGCCCTATCCTTGACACAGATGGCAAAACCCAAGCCTCAGACTCACGCTGGTCCCTCCTGTGTAGGGTCTGCTAAACTGATTCCCCATGTCACATCCGCCATCAGCACGGAGCTAGACCCACACGGTATGTCTGCATCCCCCTCTGTGATCTCCAGACCAGTTGTCCAGAAGACTGCTAGGGTATCTCTGGCTTCACCAAACAGAGGCCCCCCTGGTACCCATGGCACCAACCAACAGGTGGCCATGCAAATGCCTGTGAGCACATCCCATCCTAACAAACAGATCAGTATCCCCTTGTCTGCCCTGCAGCTGCCTGGACAGGATGAACAAGTTGCCTCTGAAGAGTTCCTGTCCCATCTGCCCAGCCAGGTCTCCTCCTGTGAGGTAGCCCTTTCTCCCTCAGTTAACACAGAGCCAGAAGTGAGCTCCAGTCAGCAGCAGCCCCCAGTCGCTCCAGCCATAACCACTGAGGCCACAGCACAGTGCATACCAG